Proteins found in one Seonamhaeicola sp. S2-3 genomic segment:
- a CDS encoding LytTR family DNA-binding domain-containing protein yields the protein MKAIIIDDEKHARHLLSNIITEHCPNISGIKEAHDLASGVDLIKVSKPDIVFLDIEMPNQSGLDILEYFPNQIDFKIIFVTAYNQYAIEAFKLSAVDYLLKPVDINELKEAITKAKDAIKANNLNDQLNKLRDSLKRLSIDKIALEIPKGIMFASHNDILFFEADGMYTNVQLVNGKQKTICKPLKHFVEQLENKALFFKCHRSYLINLKYVDELVKEDGDYLLMTNKKRIPISKSKRDQFLEVIKETFL from the coding sequence ATGAAAGCCATAATTATAGACGACGAAAAGCACGCAAGACATTTACTATCTAATATCATAACCGAGCATTGCCCTAATATTTCTGGTATAAAGGAGGCTCATGATTTGGCGTCTGGTGTAGATTTGATAAAAGTATCTAAACCAGATATCGTATTTTTAGATATTGAGATGCCAAATCAATCTGGATTAGACATTTTAGAATACTTCCCAAACCAAATCGATTTTAAAATCATATTTGTCACCGCGTATAACCAATATGCTATTGAAGCCTTTAAGTTATCTGCAGTAGATTATCTATTAAAACCAGTTGATATCAACGAATTAAAAGAAGCGATTACAAAAGCTAAAGATGCTATTAAAGCCAACAACTTAAACGACCAACTAAACAAATTGCGAGATTCGTTAAAGCGACTTTCAATAGATAAAATTGCCTTAGAAATTCCTAAAGGCATCATGTTTGCCTCTCATAATGATATCTTATTTTTTGAAGCCGATGGGATGTACACCAACGTACAGCTGGTAAACGGAAAGCAGAAAACTATTTGCAAACCTCTAAAGCATTTTGTAGAGCAGTTAGAAAATAAAGCTTTGTTCTTTAAGTGTCATCGGTCTTACTTAATCAACCTAAAATACGTAGACGAATTAGTAAAAGAAGATGGCGATTATCTATTGATGACGAATAAAAAACGAATACCTATTTCAAAATCTAAACGCGATCAGTTTTTAGAAGTCATTAAGGAAACCTTTTTGTGA
- the glmM gene encoding phosphoglucosamine mutase, translated as MTLIKSISGIRGTIGGQVGDNLTPIDAVKFAAAYGVWLKQNRPNKENYRVVVGRDARISGKMIQNLVMNTLIGQGINVINIGLSTTPTVEVAVPMEHADGGIILTASHNPKQWNALKLLNEKGEFLDAVEGAKILEIAESSDIDFADVDSLGKITKNDAYIDLHIIEVLDLPLVTVKPIENAKFRVVVDGVNSTGGIAIPLLLERLGVDVIKIHCEPNGHFPHNPEPLKEHLTDLSEAVKKHKADFGIVVDPDVDRLAFMDENGEMFGEEYTLVACADYVLSRTPGNTVSNMSSTRALRDVTEKYGGTYEASAVGEVNVVKLMKKNKVVIGGEGNGGIIYPEAHYGRDALVGVALFLSLLADKNMSVSELRKTYPNYFMSKKKIQLTPDLDVDGILKEIENRYKNEQLTTIDGVKIDFPENWVHLRKSNTEPIIRIYTEAKSQEEANNLADKFIAEIKEIAN; from the coding sequence ATGACACTTATAAAATCAATTTCAGGAATTAGAGGAACCATCGGTGGTCAAGTAGGAGATAATTTAACCCCAATTGATGCCGTAAAATTTGCAGCTGCTTATGGTGTTTGGTTAAAACAAAATAGACCAAATAAAGAAAACTACCGAGTAGTTGTAGGTAGAGATGCACGCATTTCTGGTAAAATGATTCAGAATTTGGTTATGAATACGTTAATTGGTCAAGGTATTAATGTTATAAATATTGGGCTTTCAACTACACCAACAGTTGAAGTTGCAGTACCTATGGAACATGCCGATGGTGGAATTATTTTAACAGCTAGTCATAACCCTAAACAGTGGAATGCTTTAAAATTATTAAATGAAAAAGGAGAGTTTTTAGATGCTGTTGAAGGCGCTAAAATTTTAGAAATAGCAGAAAGTAGTGATATTGATTTTGCAGATGTAGATAGCTTAGGAAAAATAACTAAAAATGATGCGTATATAGATTTACATATTATTGAAGTTTTAGATTTACCTTTAGTAACAGTAAAGCCTATTGAAAACGCTAAATTTAGAGTAGTGGTAGATGGTGTAAATTCTACTGGAGGTATTGCTATTCCATTACTTTTAGAGCGATTAGGAGTTGATGTTATTAAAATTCATTGCGAACCTAACGGACATTTTCCACACAATCCAGAGCCTTTAAAAGAACACTTAACAGATTTGTCTGAAGCTGTTAAAAAACACAAAGCAGATTTTGGTATTGTAGTAGATCCAGATGTAGACAGACTTGCTTTTATGGATGAAAATGGTGAAATGTTTGGTGAAGAATACACCCTAGTAGCCTGTGCCGACTATGTTTTGAGTAGAACTCCAGGAAACACTGTAAGTAATATGAGTTCTACTAGAGCTTTAAGAGACGTTACAGAGAAATATGGAGGTACTTATGAAGCTAGTGCTGTAGGCGAGGTTAACGTGGTTAAACTTATGAAGAAAAATAAAGTAGTAATTGGTGGTGAAGGTAATGGAGGTATTATTTACCCAGAAGCACACTACGGCCGTGATGCACTTGTTGGTGTAGCATTATTTTTAAGTTTACTAGCCGATAAAAATATGTCTGTTAGTGAGCTTAGAAAGACATACCCTAACTATTTTATGAGTAAAAAGAAAATACAATTAACACCAGATTTAGATGTTGATGGTATTTTAAAAGAAATAGAAAATCGTTACAAAAACGAGCAGTTAACAACTATTGATGGTGTAAAAATAGATTTTCCAGAAAATTGGGTGCATTTACGTAAAAGTAATACAGAACCCATTATAAGAATTTATACCGAGGCAAAATCACAAGAAGAAGCTAACAATTTGGCAGACAAATTTATTGCAGAAATTAAAGAAATAGCTAATTAA
- a CDS encoding lysophospholipid acyltransferase family protein, producing MQLLTYIIVYPFLWCISKLPFKLLYLISDGVYLLLYYIIGYRKKVVTSNLQLVFPNKSEKEIISLRKKFYKHLCDMFLEMIKTVSISEKELKKRFLITNPEEFKRLETLNKSIILIFGHYASWEWAIVVQCYINFKGLGVYKKLRNKHFDKLVRNIRSKFNTELISTKETINTITNYETSGIKTITGFLSDQSPKIKKEVYWGKFMGIEVPCFTGAERLAKKLDFSTAYLKINKVKRGYYQAEIITLAENSNIYKDYELTDMFLKELEKQIYETPEYYFWTHKRWKHRNKKPN from the coding sequence ATGCAATTACTAACTTATATTATTGTTTATCCGTTTTTATGGTGTATTTCTAAACTTCCGTTTAAATTGCTTTACTTAATTTCAGATGGTGTTTACTTACTTCTCTATTATATTATAGGGTATAGAAAAAAAGTAGTTACTAGTAATTTACAGCTTGTTTTTCCTAATAAATCTGAAAAAGAAATTATTTCTTTAAGAAAAAAATTCTACAAACATTTATGCGATATGTTTTTAGAAATGATTAAAACCGTGTCTATTTCTGAAAAAGAACTTAAAAAACGGTTTTTAATTACAAACCCTGAAGAATTTAAACGACTAGAAACTTTAAACAAAAGTATTATTTTAATATTTGGGCATTATGCCAGTTGGGAATGGGCTATAGTAGTACAGTGCTATATTAATTTTAAAGGATTAGGAGTTTATAAAAAATTACGAAATAAACATTTTGATAAGCTAGTTAGAAATATACGATCTAAATTTAATACTGAATTAATAAGTACTAAGGAAACCATTAACACCATAACTAATTATGAAACTTCTGGAATAAAAACTATTACAGGTTTTTTAAGTGACCAGTCACCTAAAATAAAAAAAGAAGTTTATTGGGGCAAATTTATGGGCATTGAAGTACCATGTTTTACAGGAGCCGAACGGTTAGCTAAAAAATTAGATTTTTCTACAGCGTATTTAAAAATAAACAAAGTTAAGCGTGGTTATTACCAAGCTGAAATAATAACTTTAGCAGAAAACTCTAATATTTATAAAGATTACGAGTTAACAGATATGTTTCTTAAAGAACTAGAGAAACAAATTTACGAAACCCCAGAGTACTACTTCTGGACCCATAAACGATGGAAACACCGCAACAAGAAACCTAATTAA
- a CDS encoding rhomboid family intramembrane serine protease: MGDLDAITIVIIAANVLVSLKGFNDYGFLDKYKFHVGGVQRGEKIRLFSSGFLHIDMQHLLFNMITLFFFANIVIDYLGNAGFVAVYIGSLLLGNLLSLYFHKNEYHYSAVGASGAVTGILYSAILLRPEMNLLVFFVPMPAYVFGIGYLLYSIYGMKKRIGNIGHDAHFGGAIGGYVITLFLATWIFERNLLMVGLLAVPIILLFILRKAGKI; encoded by the coding sequence ATGGGTGATTTAGATGCAATAACCATTGTAATTATAGCAGCAAATGTATTAGTCTCATTAAAAGGCTTTAATGACTATGGCTTTTTAGATAAGTATAAGTTTCATGTAGGCGGAGTTCAAAGAGGTGAAAAAATAAGACTTTTCAGTTCAGGGTTTCTGCATATAGATATGCAACATTTATTATTTAACATGATTACCTTGTTTTTCTTTGCAAATATTGTGATAGATTATTTGGGTAATGCAGGTTTTGTAGCAGTTTATATAGGGAGTTTGCTATTAGGTAATTTACTATCACTTTATTTTCATAAAAATGAATACCACTACAGTGCAGTAGGGGCTAGTGGAGCCGTTACAGGAATTTTGTATTCTGCCATTTTGTTAAGGCCAGAGATGAATTTACTTGTGTTTTTTGTACCTATGCCAGCTTATGTTTTTGGTATTGGGTATTTATTATATTCTATTTACGGAATGAAAAAACGCATAGGTAATATAGGTCACGATGCGCATTTTGGTGGTGCCATAGGTGGTTATGTTATTACCTTGTTTTTAGCCACTTGGATATTTGAAAGAAACCTACTTATGGTAGGGCTTCTAGCAGTACCTATTATACTCTTGTTTATTTTAAGAAAGGCTGGAAAAATATAA
- the cmk gene encoding (d)CMP kinase, whose protein sequence is MNNKITIAIDGFSSTGKSTIAKQIANKLGYVYVDSGAMYRAVTLYAMKQGLINEDDFNVEALINQLNKINISFKFNESLGFAEVYLNDENVEKAIRTLEVSGFVSKVAAVPEVRKKLVAIQQQIGNNKGVVMDGRDIGTVVFPNAELKIFMTASAETRAERRFKELINRGDDVVYENVLKNVQERDHLDSTREDSPLVKADDAIEIDNSNLSLQEQYDKVLGLVAKMIKLN, encoded by the coding sequence ATGAATAATAAAATTACAATTGCCATAGATGGGTTTTCTTCTACAGGAAAAAGTACTATTGCAAAACAAATAGCAAACAAATTAGGTTATGTTTATGTAGACTCTGGTGCCATGTACAGAGCTGTAACCTTGTATGCTATGAAACAGGGTTTAATTAATGAAGATGATTTTAATGTTGAAGCGCTTATTAATCAATTAAATAAGATTAATATTAGTTTTAAATTTAATGAAAGTTTGGGATTTGCTGAAGTTTATTTGAATGATGAAAATGTGGAAAAAGCCATTAGAACTTTAGAAGTTTCAGGGTTTGTTAGTAAAGTAGCAGCAGTACCTGAAGTACGAAAAAAACTAGTAGCCATACAGCAACAAATAGGAAATAACAAAGGTGTGGTTATGGATGGTAGAGATATTGGTACTGTGGTTTTTCCTAATGCAGAACTTAAAATATTTATGACAGCCTCAGCCGAAACCAGAGCCGAAAGACGCTTTAAAGAGTTAATAAATAGAGGTGATGATGTTGTGTATGAAAATGTTTTAAAAAACGTTCAAGAACGCGATCATTTAGATTCTACTCGCGAAGATTCTCCTTTGGTAAAAGCAGACGATGCTATAGAAATTGATAATTCTAATTTATCACTACAAGAACAATATGATAAGGTATTGGGGTTAGTAGCAAAAATGATTAAATTAAATTAA
- a CDS encoding ACP phosphodiesterase — translation MNYLAHIYLSGDNKLVTIGNFIADGIKGSNYKKYQKDIQVGILLHRHIDTFTDAHKTVRISTKRLHEKYGHYSGVIVDILYDHFLAKNWSSYSKIPLHIYVDDFYDSLEDNFEILPLRIKKMMPYMITDNWLLSYASIKGISRVLDGMNRRTKNRSSMNEAVHELEAFYNEFENEFTSFFDELINFSSIKLKELNAIVV, via the coding sequence ATGAACTACTTAGCACACATATATCTTTCTGGAGATAATAAATTAGTAACTATTGGCAATTTTATTGCAGATGGAATTAAGGGAAGTAATTACAAAAAATATCAGAAAGATATACAGGTAGGAATCCTACTCCATAGACATATTGATACTTTTACAGATGCCCATAAAACAGTTAGAATTAGCACCAAACGTTTACATGAAAAATATGGGCATTACTCTGGTGTTATTGTAGATATTCTTTATGACCATTTTCTAGCCAAAAACTGGAGTTCTTATTCTAAAATACCATTACATATTTATGTTGATGATTTTTATGATTCGTTAGAAGACAATTTTGAAATTTTGCCTCTAAGAATTAAAAAAATGATGCCTTACATGATTACTGATAACTGGTTACTAAGTTACGCTTCAATCAAAGGCATTTCTAGAGTTTTAGATGGTATGAATAGGCGTACAAAAAACAGATCTAGCATGAATGAAGCTGTACACGAACTAGAAGCGTTTTATAATGAATTTGAAAACGAATTCACTTCTTTTTTTGATGAACTCATTAATTTTTCAAGTATAAAACTAAAAGAACTAAATGCAATAGTAGTTTGA
- a CDS encoding T9SS type A sorting domain-containing protein has product MKKTLLLFTTCLCFGLFSAFAQNVYIQDDNFKAYLVGNTAINTNGDTEISVAEAQAFTGELLINGLSISTLKGIEKFVNITRLDCYNNNLTSLDVSKNLALTRLHCSDNQIETLDISANTQITDIQCHNNGVLSELNIANGNNSNFTYMKAYGNPSLTCIRVDEGFSPPANSGQYNVGWTIDNQTSYSENCIPAVYYVDANATGANDGSSWTDAFTNVTDALALTSLNDAVWVAKGTYTLADKNTPISVNTNEVDIIGGFAGTETTIADRDFTAIHTTNATIFTGDINGDDIDGDFSSNKTDNAERLFEVTASDVTFDGIIFENIYDTSQSGGVNENGVIFIPNSSSINNLKIKNSVFKNNYSNGYLLKMRTLNGGLLVENTKFINNTIVNMGLVYVQSDSTNGYIFTRWANVLVADNDINLSALNIYREGWNNGNTLDVVINNSTFVNNDYNGTYGNSITASGDGNVNLNVNNSIFWQNTVNGSAATRDISKGITANYNVFIKNTIAAVPSNAGTYGTFSTTNLTTLDPATDNLNLDADYKPTSASTYIIDEGDNSLYDVALFGDLDLSGNNRTFNTTIDLGAYEYNSTLGIDDVSLNTNSVKLYPNPVSDRLFIKSTEQIESVTIYNINGQLIKQAIEATNGVDISQLPNGLYMVQIQTNANTITQKFLKK; this is encoded by the coding sequence ATGAAAAAAACATTACTTCTATTTACAACCTGTTTATGTTTTGGTTTGTTTTCGGCTTTTGCTCAAAACGTATACATTCAAGATGATAATTTTAAAGCATATCTTGTTGGAAATACAGCTATTAACACAAATGGTGATACTGAAATTTCCGTGGCAGAAGCGCAAGCTTTTACAGGTGAATTATTAATTAATGGTTTGTCCATTTCAACTTTAAAAGGTATTGAAAAATTTGTCAATATTACACGTTTAGATTGCTATAACAATAATTTAACGTCTTTAGATGTAAGTAAAAACCTTGCATTAACGCGTTTACACTGTTCTGATAATCAAATAGAAACATTAGATATTAGTGCAAATACGCAAATTACAGATATTCAATGTCATAATAATGGCGTTTTAAGTGAGTTAAACATTGCCAATGGTAATAACAGCAATTTCACCTACATGAAAGCCTATGGTAATCCAAGTTTAACATGTATTCGAGTTGATGAAGGCTTTTCACCACCAGCAAACAGTGGTCAGTATAATGTAGGTTGGACTATAGATAATCAAACAAGTTATAGTGAAAATTGTATACCAGCAGTGTATTATGTAGATGCCAATGCAACAGGTGCCAACGATGGTAGCTCATGGACAGATGCTTTTACAAACGTAACAGACGCTTTAGCACTTACCAGTTTAAATGATGCTGTTTGGGTAGCAAAAGGCACGTATACATTGGCAGATAAAAACACGCCAATAAGCGTTAATACAAACGAAGTAGATATTATTGGAGGTTTTGCAGGAACCGAAACAACCATAGCAGATAGAGACTTTACAGCTATTCATACTACAAATGCAACCATTTTTACAGGTGATATTAATGGTGATGATATTGATGGTGATTTCTCTTCGAATAAAACCGATAATGCAGAGCGTTTATTTGAAGTAACAGCTAGTGATGTGACTTTTGATGGGATTATTTTTGAAAATATTTATGACACATCACAATCTGGTGGTGTTAATGAAAACGGCGTAATCTTTATTCCTAATAGTTCAAGTATTAATAACCTAAAAATTAAAAATTCGGTATTTAAAAATAACTATTCTAACGGTTATTTACTTAAAATGAGAACATTAAACGGAGGGTTGCTTGTTGAAAACACCAAGTTTATAAATAACACCATTGTTAATATGGGATTGGTTTACGTACAATCTGACAGCACAAACGGTTATATTTTTACACGATGGGCAAATGTTTTGGTGGCAGATAATGATATTAATCTTTCAGCATTAAACATTTATAGAGAAGGCTGGAATAATGGTAATACTTTAGATGTAGTAATAAATAACAGTACATTTGTTAATAATGATTATAATGGTACTTATGGTAATTCTATTACGGCATCAGGAGATGGAAATGTCAACCTAAATGTTAATAATTCTATCTTTTGGCAGAATACTGTTAATGGTTCAGCAGCTACTAGAGATATTTCTAAGGGTATTACGGCTAATTATAATGTGTTTATTAAAAATACTATTGCAGCAGTACCTTCAAACGCTGGAACTTACGGAACGTTTTCTACTACTAACTTAACAACTTTAGATCCAGCAACAGATAACTTAAATTTAGATGCTGATTACAAACCAACATCAGCTTCAACTTATATCATAGACGAAGGAGATAATTCACTTTATGATGTAGCTTTATTCGGTGATTTAGATTTATCAGGTAACAATAGAACCTTTAATACTACTATTGATTTAGGGGCTTACGAGTATAATTCTACCTTAGGAATTGATGATGTGTCTTTAAATACAAATTCAGTAAAACTATACCCTAATCCTGTAAGTGATAGATTATTTATTAAATCTACAGAACAAATTGAAAGCGTTACTATTTACAACATTAATGGTCAGCTTATAAAACAAGCTATTGAAGCTACAAACGGTGTTGATATATCTCAGTTACCAAACGGTTTATATATGGTACAAATACAAACCAATGCCAATACTATAACTCAAAAATTCCTTAAAAAATAA
- the lon gene encoding endopeptidase La produces MKKSNFITFDSLSLQEFDENAELIPLMTPEDEEEMNNEALPETLPILSLRNTVLFPGVVIPITAGRNKSVKLINDANKGSKVIGVVAQKDEAIENPTAKEINETGTVARILRVLKMPDGNVTVIIQGKKRFKVAEVLTEEPYMTATIRDLPEVKPTLDNDEFKAIIESIKDLALEIIKGNPNIPSEASFAIKNIESSSFLINFVSSNMNLSVAEKQSLLEMDDLKERALTTLKYMNLEYQKLELKNDIQSKVQMDMSQQQREYFLHQQMKTIQEELGGVSHDEEIEEMKAKAKEKLWDEKVAKHFNKEIAKLQRMNPQVAEYSIQRNYLELFLDLPWNEFSEDKFDLKRAKKILDRDHYGLDDVKRRIIEYLAVLKIRNDMKSPILCLYGPPGVGKTSLGKSVAEALGREYVRISLGGLRDEAEIRGHRKTYIGAMPGRIIQSLKKAGTSNPVFVLDEIDKLSNSHQGDPSSAMLEVLDPEQNSEFYDNFLEMGYDLSKVMFIATSNSLSTIQPALLDRMEIINVTGYTIEEKVEIAKRHLLPKQLKEHGLTTKDLKIAKPQLEKIVEGYTRESGVRGLEKQIAKMVRYAAKNIAMEEEYNIKVSNEDIIEVLGSPKLERDKYENNNVAGVVTGLAWTRVGGDILFIESILSKGKGALTITGNLGTVMKESATIAMEYIKSNADAFGIDPEIFGKYNVHIHVPEGATPKDGPSAGVTMLTSLVSLFTQRKVKKSLAMTGEITLRGKVLPVGGIKEKILAAKRAKIKEILLCEENKRDIDEIKPEYLKGLTFHYVTDMSDVIKIALTNQKVKNAKKL; encoded by the coding sequence ATGAAGAAATCTAATTTTATAACGTTTGACAGTTTGTCATTACAGGAATTTGACGAAAACGCAGAGTTAATTCCTTTAATGACTCCCGAAGATGAGGAAGAAATGAATAACGAAGCACTACCCGAAACATTACCAATTCTTTCATTAAGAAACACTGTGTTATTTCCTGGTGTAGTAATTCCAATTACAGCAGGACGCAATAAATCTGTTAAATTAATAAATGATGCTAATAAAGGTAGTAAAGTCATTGGTGTAGTAGCTCAAAAAGATGAAGCCATTGAAAACCCTACAGCCAAAGAAATTAATGAAACAGGTACTGTAGCTAGAATTTTGAGGGTTTTAAAAATGCCAGACGGCAATGTAACCGTTATTATTCAAGGTAAAAAACGCTTTAAAGTAGCCGAAGTTCTTACAGAAGAACCATACATGACTGCTACTATAAGAGATTTGCCCGAGGTTAAACCAACTCTCGATAATGATGAGTTTAAAGCTATAATAGAATCTATTAAAGATTTAGCTCTAGAGATTATTAAGGGAAATCCAAACATTCCTAGTGAAGCATCTTTTGCAATTAAAAATATAGAGAGTAGTTCATTCTTAATAAATTTTGTGTCGTCTAACATGAATTTAAGTGTTGCAGAAAAACAATCACTTTTAGAAATGGATGACCTTAAAGAGCGTGCTTTAACTACTCTTAAATATATGAATCTTGAGTATCAAAAATTAGAACTTAAAAATGATATTCAGTCTAAGGTTCAAATGGATATGAGCCAGCAACAGCGCGAGTATTTCTTGCATCAGCAAATGAAAACCATTCAAGAAGAATTAGGTGGGGTAAGTCATGATGAAGAAATTGAAGAAATGAAAGCCAAAGCAAAAGAAAAGCTTTGGGATGAAAAAGTTGCTAAGCATTTCAATAAAGAAATAGCAAAGCTACAGCGTATGAATCCGCAAGTAGCAGAATACTCTATACAGCGTAATTATTTAGAGTTATTTTTAGATTTACCTTGGAATGAGTTTAGCGAAGATAAATTCGATTTAAAACGTGCTAAAAAAATACTAGATAGAGATCATTACGGTTTAGATGATGTTAAACGAAGAATTATAGAGTATTTGGCAGTACTGAAAATTCGTAATGATATGAAATCGCCTATACTATGTTTATACGGTCCACCAGGAGTTGGTAAAACATCGTTAGGTAAATCTGTAGCAGAGGCTTTGGGTAGAGAATACGTTAGAATTTCATTAGGTGGTTTACGTGATGAAGCTGAAATTAGAGGACATAGAAAAACCTATATAGGTGCTATGCCTGGGCGTATTATTCAGAGTTTAAAAAAGGCAGGTACCTCAAACCCCGTTTTTGTTTTAGATGAAATAGATAAACTATCTAATTCACATCAAGGAGATCCTTCTTCAGCTATGTTAGAAGTATTAGATCCAGAGCAAAACAGTGAGTTTTATGATAACTTTTTAGAAATGGGGTATGACCTCTCTAAAGTTATGTTTATAGCCACTTCAAACAGCTTGTCTACCATTCAACCAGCATTGTTAGACCGCATGGAAATAATAAACGTAACAGGTTATACTATTGAAGAAAAAGTTGAAATTGCCAAACGTCATTTACTTCCAAAGCAATTAAAAGAACATGGTTTAACAACTAAAGATTTAAAAATAGCAAAGCCTCAGTTAGAAAAAATTGTAGAAGGCTACACGCGTGAGTCTGGTGTTCGTGGTTTAGAAAAACAAATAGCAAAAATGGTACGTTATGCTGCCAAAAATATTGCTATGGAAGAAGAATACAACATTAAAGTATCTAATGAAGATATTATTGAAGTATTAGGAAGTCCTAAATTAGAGCGCGATAAATATGAAAACAACAACGTAGCTGGGGTAGTTACAGGTTTAGCATGGACTCGTGTTGGTGGCGATATTCTGTTTATAGAATCTATTTTATCAAAAGGAAAAGGAGCCCTAACCATTACAGGAAACCTAGGTACTGTAATGAAAGAGTCTGCTACCATTGCTATGGAGTATATTAAATCTAATGCAGATGCGTTTGGTATAGATCCAGAAATATTTGGAAAATACAACGTACATATTCATGTGCCAGAAGGAGCTACTCCAAAAGACGGACCTAGCGCTGGTGTAACCATGTTAACATCATTGGTATCTTTATTCACTCAAAGAAAAGTAAAGAAAAGTTTAGCCATGACAGGTGAAATTACGCTAAGAGGAAAAGTGCTTCCTGTAGGCGGTATAAAAGAAAAGATTCTAGCGGCTAAACGTGCCAAAATTAAAGAAATATTACTTTGTGAAGAAAACAAACGAGATATTGATGAAATAAAACCAGAGTATTTAAAAGGCCTAACATTTCATTACGTTACAGACATGAGTGATGTTATTAAAATAGCATTAACTAATCAGAAAGTAAAAAACGCTAAAAAGTTATAA
- the porQ gene encoding type IX secretion system protein PorQ — MLRKIISLFCLCFSASIFAQLGGEHTYQFLNLISSPRQAALGGKVLTNVDYDVTQGMFNPATINVEMDNQLALNYTSYLGGISYGTASYAYTIDRRTQTFHAGITYINYGSFDGYDEDGNSTGTFSGGETALSFGYARQIGYSDFYLGGNLKFISSKLEQYTSFGAAVDVGLLYINDYLDFNAALVIRNLGTQITTYAGLHESLPFEVSFGMSQRLENVPIRWHVTFENLQEWPIASPNPARTTSDLSGNQTSEKIGFLGQVIRHTILGAEIFPEGGFNIRLGYNFRRGEELRIVDQRNFSGLSAGISIKMNKMRFSYTHAKYTSAANSNFFGLQIDLQ, encoded by the coding sequence ATGCTAAGAAAAATCATTTCTTTATTTTGTCTGTGTTTTAGTGCTTCAATCTTTGCGCAATTAGGAGGGGAGCACACCTACCAGTTTCTCAACTTAATTTCTTCTCCCAGACAAGCAGCTTTAGGTGGCAAAGTGCTTACTAACGTTGATTACGATGTAACTCAAGGTATGTTTAATCCAGCAACCATTAATGTTGAAATGGATAACCAATTAGCTTTAAACTATACAAGTTATTTAGGGGGGATTAGTTACGGTACAGCTTCATATGCATATACAATAGATAGAAGAACTCAAACGTTTCACGCAGGCATAACCTATATTAACTACGGTTCTTTTGATGGTTATGATGAAGATGGTAACTCTACAGGAACTTTTTCTGGTGGCGAAACCGCATTATCTTTTGGGTATGCACGCCAAATAGGGTATTCTGATTTTTATTTAGGTGGAAATTTAAAATTTATAAGCTCTAAATTAGAGCAATACACCTCATTTGGAGCTGCCGTTGATGTAGGATTGTTGTATATTAATGATTATTTAGATTTTAATGCAGCTTTGGTTATAAGAAATTTGGGAACTCAAATAACAACTTATGCAGGGCTTCATGAAAGTTTACCTTTTGAGGTTAGTTTCGGAATGTCTCAACGTTTAGAAAATGTTCCAATTCGTTGGCATGTTACTTTTGAAAACCTTCAAGAATGGCCTATTGCTAGTCCAAACCCAGCAAGAACCACTAGCGATTTAAGCGGTAACCAAACTAGTGAAAAAATAGGTTTTTTAGGTCAAGTAATTAGGCATACCATTTTAGGTGCCGAAATATTTCCAGAAGGCGGATTTAATATTAGATTAGGTTATAATTTTAGAAGAGGCGAGGAGTTAAGAATTGTAGACCAAAGAAATTTCTCAGGTCTTTCAGCGGGTATTTCAATTAAAATGAATAAAATGCGATTTAGTTATACGCATGCCAAATATACCAGTGCTGCTAACTCAAACTTTTTCGGATTACAAATAGATTTACAGTAA